Proteins encoded within one genomic window of Fusarium musae strain F31 chromosome 4, whole genome shotgun sequence:
- a CDS encoding hypothetical protein (EggNog:ENOG41) produces the protein MSGQRAQNAIGVVRAMLGLLPGQMNSTFNIYNFNTSASSILPGKRSVPYDTANVANALNQLKTTAHGGTDIDKALKTVFSERNASNPRCSVIVITDGLDWGVTAATKTVQENVANAAAKSKLLRVFVSGLGDDVSRGMCEALATTKGSSGRDQGGGRRQPNQSELGPRAKGSNLRPTSALQQAPKPGTMFWAIRSYWYAIISGTFKPDFQAKIVYEVPGMHTGPITKEVSYTFSTPSNTSTPSNRVIHTLAARALIQTFEDKALSTTDPDEKYANEAEIIRLGKTYSLASTQTSFVATMNGTGIRTNVAGNAPASSQRLLSSVSLSNQSDLGFVATQAPSGGASVGSYSLASGTSNRSLAQPRMMRMAISSNTFEDPQDNQDSPEEDDYDEDGNAAGDNLSLLIDAQEGNGLFDSTVVEANVFPSTGIPEIPAFITTLQGRQNIKEQIWLAICVIAFFQKKHSDRRNEWSAVKSKAEKFVKTTLCCIFGLDSGQGDSIFDNSLDDAEGYFY, from the exons ATGAGTGGGCAAAGAGCTCAGAATGCAATTGGTGTTGTGAGGGCCATGTTGGGTCTACTGCCTGGACAGATGAATTCGACATTCAACATTTATAACTTCAACACGTCAGCTTCGTCTATTCTCCCCGGCAAGCGGAGCGTCCCATACGACACGGCCAATGTTGCCAATGCTCTAAATCAGCTCAAGACAACCGCCCATGGTGGTACCGACATTGATAAGGCTCTCAAGACTGTCTTTAGCGAGCGAAACGCCTCCAATCCTCGATGctccgtcatcgtcatcactgACGGCCTTGACTGGGGAGTCACTGCCGCCACGAAGACAGTTCAAGAGAATGTTGCCAACGCCGCTGCAAAATCTAAACTCTTGCGGGTTTTCGTCTCGGGCCTAGGAGATGATGTCTCCCGAGGCATGTGTGAAGCTTTGGC AACGACTAAAGGTTCCAGTGGTAGGGACCAAGGAGGCGGTCGCCGACAACCCAACCAAAGTGAACTTGGTCCCAGAGCCAAAGGCAGCAACCTTCGACCCACAAGCGCACTTCAACAGGCCCCCAAACCTGGGACTATGTTCTGGGCCATTCGCAGCTATTGGTATGCTATCATCAGCGGTACATTCAAGCCCGACTTCCAGGCCAAGATAGTGTATGAGGTTCCTGGTATGCACACTGGCCCCATAACGAAAGAGGTTTCATATACCTTTTCAACACCCTCCAACACTTCAACACCCTCCAACCGTGTCATCCATACTCTTGCTGCACGAGCCCTGATCCAGACGTTTGAAGACAAAGCTCTTTCGACCACCGATCCTGATGAGAAGTATGCGAACGAAGCTGAAATTATCAGGCTTGGCAAGACCTACAGTTTGGCCAGTACGCAGACATCCTTCGTTGCCACCATGAACGGAACAGGTATTCGTACAAACGTTGCTGGCAATGCCCCTGCTAGTAGCCAGCGTCTATTGTCAAGCGTCTCCCTCAGCAATCAATCTGATCTTGGGTTCGTAGCCACCCAAGCCCCGTCTGGAGGAGCATCAGTTGGAAGTTACTCCTTGGCATCGGGAACAAGTAACAGATCTTTGGCGCAACCCagaatgatgaggatggccaTAAGCAGCAACACCTTTGAAGATCCACAAGACAACCAAGATTCTCCAGAAGAGGACGATTATGACGAGGACGGAAATGCTGCCGGAGATAACCTTTCTCTGCTTATTGATGCTCAGGAGGGTAACGGTCTGTTTGATTCAACTGTTGTCGAAGCCAATGTCTTTCCAAGCACCGGCATCCCAGAAATCCCAGCCTTCATCACAACACTCCAAGGCCGGCAGAATATCAAGGAGCAAATCTGGCTTGCGATCTGCGTCATTGCCTTCTTCCAGAAGAAACACAGTGACCGCAGAAATGAATGGTCTGCTGTTAAATCTAAAGCTGAGAAGTTTGTGAAGACGACATTGTGCTGTATTTTTGGCCTTGATTCCGGCCAGGGTGATAGTATTTTTGACAATTCTCTGGATGACGCAGAAGGTTACTTTTATTGA
- a CDS encoding hypothetical protein (MEROPS:MER0156574), producing the protein MPSDSNIHYCTQLVVPEELAEEEIRAALQENPENAINSPAIPLALAGGITPNQRLIQPINRLGFYVNKTWKNGRTIRVRFLPGTSPYVQGKVKQYANVWSKYANMHFKFVDSAPEEIRISFVKGDGSWSAFGTDCLTRPKNNATMNFGWFDDKTSDEEFSRTTIHEFGHALGCIHENCQPNADIQWNKPVVYESYKRSDGWSPEQVDFQVLKHYDRRRDGVKSTKYDRLSIMAYPIPKEFTLNGFSVPLNTHLSATDIAFISRIYPKPRKTRRLGHDNNPAYTSSSQFGVGAFTTISAASAGRGAKDHRTLIQFPESYPSAPLISAGISFMDFDNSDNPRVKSLVEAVLPSQAVLNLHSSGGGGRHDAGMSWLLCPPGDADFQCGSFTTKANNATQSISFDRVYSSSPKVVVFFSALDIDKSTPCRVKTYASNVTKNGFKLHIETWDSSKVLECGVSWVAVPANKSGIAIGPFGEDENLYVNDGLNKVGAVKFEPSFTEPPRIFLALNKLNIDRGGHTCVRISSNHVMGTQMEWRLDTWGGTSFKEAGASFIAVGV; encoded by the coding sequence ATGCCCTCCGACAGCAACATCCATTACTGTACGCAGTTAGTCGTTCCAGAGGAACTCGCAGAAGAGGAAATCCGAGCCGCCTTGCAAGAGAACCCGGAGAATGCCATCAATTCTCCGGCCATTCCTCTTGCCCTTGCAGGGGGTATCACTCCCAACCAGCGTCTGATACAACCCATCAATCGTCTGGGTTTCTATGTAAATAAAACCTGGAAAAACGGCCGGACCATACGTGTGCGTTTCCTCCCCGGCACAAGTCCTTACGTCCAGGGAAAGGTCAAACAGTATGCCAATGTCTGGTCCAAATATGCCAACATGCATTTCAAATTTGTGGACTCGGCTCCGGAGGAGATTCGCATCAGCTTTGTGAAGGGTGACGGATCTTGGTCAGCTTTTGGTACGGACTGCCTGACCCGACCGAAAAATAACGCCACCATGAATTTCGGTTGGTTTGATGACAAGACTAGCGATGAAGAATTCTCCAGGACAACCATACACGAGTTTGGTCACGCTCTTGGATGTATCCATGAGAATTGTCAGCCCAACGCTGATATTCAATGGAATAAACCAGTCGTGTACGAATCCTACAAGAGATCAGATGGCTGGTCTCCTGAACAAGTCGATTTCCAAGTATTAAAGCACTACGATCGCCGCAGAGACGGAGTCAAGTCTACCAAATACGATCGCCTGTCCATTATGGCATACCCTATCCCCAAAGAATTCACGCTGAATGGATTCTCAGTTCCTTTGAACACCCACCTGTCCGCAACGGACATTGCGTTCATCAGTCGAATCTATCCAAAGCCACGGAAGACTCGCCGTTTGGGCCACGACAATAACCCAGCTTACACTTCAAGTAGCCAATTTGGTGTTGGCGCCTTCACAACCATTTCTGCCGCGTCTGCTGGAAGAGGTGCGAAGGATCACCGGACGCTTATCCAATTCCCTGAGTCATATCCCTCAGCACCATTGATCTCAGCCGGAATCAGCTTTATGGACTTTGATAATTCTGACAACCCACGAGTCAAGTCCCTTGTTGAAGCTGTCCTTCCAAGTCAGGCCGTGCTGAACCTTCATTCGTCTGGTGGCGGTGGTCGTCACGATGCTGGCATGTCCTGGCTCCTATGCCCACCTGGAGATGCAGACTTCCAGTGTGGCTCGTTTACCACCAAAGCCAACAATGCAACCCAATCGATTAGCTTTGATCGTGTATACTCTTCTTCACCCAAGGTAGTTGTGTTCTTCAGCGCCCTGGACATTGACAAGTCTACACCCTGTCGCGTGAAGACATACGCCTCAAACGTGACAAAGAATGGCTTCAAGCTCCATATCGAGACCTGGGACAGTAGCAAGGTCTTAGAATGCGGGGTTTCCTGGGTCGCTGTTCCAGCCAACAAATCAGGTATCGCTATTGGGCCatttggtgaagatgaaaacTTGTATGTTAATGACGGACTCAACAAGGTCGGTGCAGTTAAGTTTGAGCCGAGCTTTACTGAGCCTCCGAGAATCTTTTTGGCGTTGAATAAGTTGAATATTGACAGGGGCGGACATACATGTGTTCGTATCTCTAGTAATCATGTCATGGGAACACAGATGGAGTGGCGCCTTGACACATGGGGAGGCACATCTTTTAAGGAAGCCGGTGCGAGCTTTATTGCTGTTGGTgtttag